A genomic segment from Alistipes senegalensis JC50 encodes:
- a CDS encoding BACON domain-containing protein, protein MKRYFIGIFPAAAMVAAVLLPGCENENNVTGGKANVSVPSQVVLDDIAGDGDIRTFDVESDGYWSVIATGTDGDTAPWISVEPAQGIGNGSVTLSFAKNPSNSVSRSGQVCVQLRDESKSVQLPVVQGAASYLTGFQPFVHLIEFVKGDIDNCVSGKVNEAKNAFLFNDGASITLTGAGDMTAAGLTADRYYTGVLRASGWDAENAAWTVAVPVTSELSGTLSFGFGMLTNSSSLCAVPRDWKVEWSGDNATWHDIDAFYAWNGKSACPTESSVNEDKSVSFALLPNINADAYNHRQAVFTIPTSAPLAKGSTLYVRVAKAGDTPVKGTAIDPSHIVRFTFGCCISQFEKKAYHTTTMPVGEQVVLAQGFDECLSGLDYMSDIGHLAYVTGAAYDAPEGWSVSGTVTASIGYVRLAAKGVLTTPALASLGSTPTDIVVSFKAVVRCSSTDAIDKKEITVQVAEGDGTVEAQPDMTGEFTKRDDCFTWRTFTVRVAGATASTRLAFSNTGQWFLDDIVVTK, encoded by the coding sequence ATGAAACGTTATTTTATAGGTATCTTTCCGGCAGCAGCGATGGTCGCCGCTGTGCTGCTGCCCGGATGTGAAAATGAAAACAATGTGACCGGGGGCAAGGCGAATGTCTCGGTTCCCTCGCAGGTGGTGCTGGACGACATCGCCGGGGACGGCGACATCCGCACGTTCGATGTCGAGAGCGACGGCTACTGGTCGGTGATTGCCACGGGGACCGATGGCGATACGGCTCCCTGGATCTCGGTCGAGCCCGCGCAAGGTATCGGCAACGGGAGCGTGACCCTTTCGTTCGCCAAGAATCCCAGCAACAGCGTTTCGCGGTCGGGGCAGGTGTGCGTGCAGCTGCGGGACGAGTCGAAGAGCGTGCAGCTGCCCGTCGTGCAGGGAGCCGCCTCCTATCTGACCGGATTCCAGCCTTTCGTACACCTGATCGAATTCGTCAAGGGCGACATCGACAACTGTGTCAGCGGCAAGGTCAACGAGGCGAAGAACGCTTTCCTGTTCAATGACGGGGCGAGCATCACGCTGACCGGAGCCGGCGATATGACGGCGGCCGGCCTGACCGCGGACCGTTATTACACCGGTGTGCTGAGGGCTTCGGGCTGGGATGCGGAAAATGCCGCGTGGACCGTGGCGGTTCCCGTGACCAGCGAATTGTCGGGGACGCTTTCGTTCGGCTTCGGCATGCTGACCAACTCCTCTTCGCTCTGCGCCGTCCCCCGCGATTGGAAAGTGGAGTGGAGCGGCGACAATGCGACCTGGCACGATATCGACGCGTTCTATGCCTGGAACGGCAAGAGCGCCTGCCCGACGGAAAGTTCCGTCAATGAGGACAAATCGGTGTCGTTCGCGCTGCTGCCCAACATCAACGCGGATGCCTACAACCACCGGCAGGCGGTCTTCACCATTCCGACTTCCGCTCCTCTGGCCAAGGGAAGCACGCTCTACGTGCGTGTGGCCAAGGCCGGCGACACGCCTGTCAAGGGCACTGCGATCGACCCGTCGCACATCGTCCGTTTCACGTTCGGATGCTGCATATCCCAGTTCGAAAAGAAAGCCTACCACACGACGACGATGCCCGTAGGCGAGCAGGTCGTACTGGCTCAGGGATTCGACGAATGCCTTTCGGGACTGGATTACATGTCGGACATCGGCCACCTGGCCTATGTGACCGGGGCGGCCTATGACGCTCCGGAGGGCTGGAGCGTTTCGGGAACCGTGACCGCCTCCATCGGATATGTCCGCCTGGCGGCCAAGGGCGTGCTGACCACGCCGGCGCTCGCATCGCTCGGCTCGACGCCGACCGACATCGTCGTTTCGTTCAAAGCCGTGGTCCGGTGCAGCTCCACGGATGCCATTGATAAGAAGGAGATCACGGTGCAGGTGGCCGAGGGCGACGGTACGGTCGAGGCGCAGCCCGATATGACCGGAGAGTTCACGAAGCGCGACGACTGTTTCACGTGGCGTACCTTCACGGTGCGCGTGGCCGGAGCGACGGCTTCGACCAGACTGGCGTTCAGCAACACGGGACAATGGTTCCTGGATGACATTGTCGTAACCAAATAA
- a CDS encoding SusC/RagA family TonB-linked outer membrane protein — MQGTVQTEQGKPIYGATVIVQNTTLGTTTDADGKFSIKLDAGTQPVLQISFIGYETQTVPAAGKTQVEVILREAVNEMDDVVVVGYGTMRKKDLTGAIASVDGTALTARKTSQISNALQGALPGVTVTRTNSAPGANATIRIRGITSMKDSSPLVIIDGAPGAIGDVNPADVENISVLKDAASAAIYGARAAAGVILITTKRAKSGEPTSVDYTYSISLDYPTRMPEYEDAVGYMKAQNEQMYNDTPSGGLYSVYTQEEIADYRKFHAQNPDLYPDTDWLGMILKKNALRQSHALSISSAGKTTRTKISLGYDDVDGLFRKNLSWKRFTVRANNDIRLAKWLNVSLDLNMRKTKSVNPYYSPSSTMRYMPPTFAAEWSDGRTASGKEGINPYGKMMEGGTKRNETWLGGGKFQVEITPVKGLKITGAFVPKYVFEKDKDFNIAVPYTPWNDPTVTPSYLSGATTTDLKESRTDTYTHTTQLFANYDIDLGRNGDHHLSVMAGVEDYYKHYEDIYASRDQFKISYYPYLSMGSTELMGAGVNNSPYENAYVSVFGRVNYNYKSKYYAQANFRYDGSGRFKKGNRWGFFPSVSAGWVLTQEKFMEGARNVLSFLKLRASYGQLGNDRIGNYPYQSTLSSNDPVGFVGSSSLVQALQGFSAYQMVLDDITWETTETYDVGIDVNFLNDRLRITADYYKKTTRDMLILVDIPSYLGYTAPYKNSGDMNTKGWDLSVAWSDHIGDDFSYSVAVNLSDYKSMMGYIGNDYQLSGGTIIQSNTEYKAWYGYRSNGLFQTAEEVAGNPTVSSSNQPGDVRYVDLSGKDGTPDGTISATYDRTVIGSSMPRYNFGGSINLAYKGFDLGCTFQGVAKRDALLTDEMVQPLRTGWYNVPKFVVNDHWSVFNTIEQNRRVRYPRYSQNSGTTTANYAVSDYWLIDGSYFRIKDITLGYTLPQRWLRKIFVKDLRLSATLSDFFTFSHFPKGWDPEVSSTGYPITKSVIFTASIKF; from the coding sequence ATTCAAGGGACCGTGCAAACAGAGCAAGGTAAACCCATCTACGGAGCCACCGTCATCGTTCAGAACACCACGCTCGGCACCACGACCGACGCAGACGGAAAATTCTCCATCAAACTCGACGCAGGCACCCAGCCCGTCCTGCAAATCTCATTTATCGGTTACGAAACCCAGACAGTCCCCGCCGCCGGCAAAACGCAGGTGGAGGTAATCCTGCGCGAAGCCGTCAACGAGATGGACGACGTGGTGGTGGTCGGCTACGGCACGATGCGCAAAAAGGATCTTACGGGCGCCATCGCCAGCGTTGACGGCACGGCACTCACCGCCCGCAAAACCAGCCAGATTTCGAACGCCCTTCAAGGGGCTTTGCCCGGAGTCACCGTGACGAGGACCAATTCAGCCCCCGGCGCCAATGCCACCATCCGCATCCGCGGCATCACCTCGATGAAGGACAGCTCGCCGCTGGTCATCATCGACGGCGCTCCCGGAGCGATCGGCGATGTCAATCCGGCCGATGTGGAGAATATCTCCGTGCTGAAAGACGCCGCCTCGGCCGCCATCTACGGAGCCCGCGCCGCCGCCGGCGTGATCCTCATCACCACCAAACGCGCCAAGAGCGGCGAACCGACCTCGGTGGACTACACCTATTCGATCTCGCTCGACTATCCGACCCGCATGCCCGAATACGAAGACGCCGTGGGCTACATGAAGGCCCAGAACGAACAGATGTACAACGACACGCCGTCGGGCGGTCTGTACAGCGTCTACACGCAGGAGGAGATCGCCGACTACCGGAAATTCCACGCGCAGAATCCCGATCTCTATCCGGACACCGACTGGCTCGGCATGATCCTCAAAAAGAACGCCCTGCGCCAGTCGCACGCCCTGAGCATCTCCTCCGCCGGCAAGACCACGCGCACGAAAATCAGCCTGGGCTACGACGATGTGGACGGTCTTTTCCGGAAGAACCTTTCGTGGAAACGCTTCACCGTGCGGGCCAACAACGACATCCGGCTGGCCAAATGGCTCAACGTGTCGCTCGACCTGAACATGCGCAAAACCAAGTCGGTGAATCCCTATTACAGCCCGTCGAGTACGATGCGCTACATGCCGCCGACGTTCGCCGCCGAGTGGAGCGACGGCCGTACCGCCTCGGGAAAAGAGGGCATCAACCCCTACGGCAAGATGATGGAGGGCGGTACGAAACGCAACGAGACGTGGCTCGGAGGCGGCAAGTTCCAGGTCGAGATCACGCCCGTCAAAGGGCTGAAAATCACGGGTGCGTTCGTACCCAAATACGTGTTCGAAAAGGACAAGGATTTCAACATCGCCGTGCCCTACACGCCCTGGAACGATCCCACGGTCACGCCCTCGTACCTCTCCGGCGCCACGACCACAGACCTCAAGGAGAGCCGCACGGACACCTATACGCACACCACCCAGCTCTTCGCCAACTACGACATCGACCTGGGACGCAACGGCGACCATCACCTGAGCGTCATGGCCGGCGTCGAGGACTATTACAAACACTACGAGGACATCTACGCCTCCCGCGACCAGTTCAAGATCAGCTACTACCCCTATCTGTCGATGGGCTCCACCGAGCTGATGGGGGCCGGCGTGAACAACTCGCCCTACGAAAACGCCTACGTCTCGGTGTTCGGCCGCGTGAACTACAACTACAAATCGAAATATTACGCCCAGGCGAACTTCCGCTACGACGGCTCGGGACGCTTCAAGAAAGGCAACCGCTGGGGATTCTTCCCCTCGGTGTCGGCCGGCTGGGTCCTCACGCAGGAGAAATTCATGGAGGGGGCGCGCAACGTACTCTCGTTCCTCAAGCTGCGCGCATCTTACGGACAGCTGGGCAACGACCGCATCGGCAACTACCCCTACCAATCGACCCTTTCGTCGAACGACCCGGTGGGTTTCGTCGGTTCCTCAAGTCTGGTACAGGCCCTGCAAGGGTTCTCGGCCTATCAGATGGTTCTCGACGACATCACCTGGGAGACCACCGAAACCTATGACGTGGGCATCGACGTCAATTTCCTCAACGACCGCCTGCGGATCACGGCCGACTACTATAAAAAGACCACGCGCGACATGCTCATCCTGGTGGACATCCCCTCCTATCTGGGCTACACGGCCCCCTATAAGAACTCGGGCGACATGAACACCAAAGGCTGGGACCTCTCCGTCGCGTGGAGCGACCATATCGGCGACGATTTCAGCTACTCGGTCGCCGTGAATCTCTCGGATTACAAGTCGATGATGGGCTACATCGGCAACGACTACCAGCTCAGCGGCGGCACAATCATCCAGTCGAACACGGAATATAAAGCCTGGTACGGCTACCGGAGCAACGGACTGTTCCAGACCGCCGAAGAGGTGGCCGGCAATCCGACGGTCTCGTCGTCGAACCAGCCGGGCGACGTGCGCTACGTCGATCTGAGCGGCAAGGACGGCACGCCCGACGGCACGATCTCGGCGACGTACGACCGCACGGTGATCGGCAGCTCGATGCCGCGCTACAACTTCGGCGGCAGCATCAACCTCGCCTACAAGGGTTTCGACTTGGGGTGCACGTTCCAGGGCGTAGCCAAACGCGACGCGCTGCTGACCGACGAAATGGTCCAGCCGCTGCGCACGGGCTGGTACAACGTGCCGAAATTCGTGGTCAACGACCATTGGAGCGTCTTCAACACCATCGAACAGAACCGCCGCGTGCGCTATCCCCGCTACTCGCAGAACAGCGGCACCACGACGGCCAACTACGCCGTGTCGGACTACTGGCTCATCGACGGCTCCTATTTCCGCATCAAGGACATCACGCTGGGCTACACCCTGCCGCAGAGATGGCTGCGGAAAATCTTCGTCAAGGACCTGCGCCTCTCGGCCACGCTGTCCGACTTCTTCACGTTCAGCCACTTCCCCAAGGGCTGGGACCCGGAGGTCAGCTCGACGGGCTACCCCATCACCAAATCCGTCATCTTCACGGCTTCCATCAAATTCTAA